AAGCATTGGCGTTCGACACAAATCGCAGCCGCCTTGCCGACTACTTCACCCATCATCCCGCAGGTCTTCATCACGCGAACCGTTCCCAGCGCCTCATGCGTCACGCTGGCACAACGCCCCGCCATGAACAGGTTGCTGATGTTTCGCGAATAGAAACAGCGGTAGGGGATCGGATAACCGTACATCCGATCGACTCCCTTGCCATGCACGGCGATCGAGATGAACGGGTTGTCGGGGAACTTGGCGGCGTATTGTTTCTTCGGATAGTGCAGATCGATCGACCAGGTGCTCGGAACGGTTCCGTCGGGAAAATCTCGCTTCGAAACGATGTCCTCTTCGTTCAGCTGCACGTCGCCGATCAGCCGACGACTCTCCCGCGGCCCGCCGATATAAGCGACCCAGGTCAGGAAAGCGGTCCGATGCTTTTCAGCGCCGTCGCCGTTCTTCATTGCGTTGAAGGCACCGTAGACGGCACGGAGATTCCAGTCGCGGATCCCCTCAGCATCTCCCAGCGGATCCTTATCGAAACCGCTCTCCCAAAACCATTGCCCATGGTGGTCGCGGGGATAGGGGAAATCGGCCATCTTCAGCGGCAGCGCCCAAGGAGTTTCGGGGAACTCTGCCGGTTCGGCTTGTTCGTCCCAGGCCCACATGTTGCTCATCCCCATCCGACCGTCGGGAGTCATCTCGAGATCGGCGCCGGCCCAGGCACCGATCCAGGCGTGGCCGGTGCAGTCGGCGAACAACATACCCTTGAATCGGATCACGGCGCCGTTGTGAGTATCGGATGCATCAACCGACACAATCCGATCCCCTTCGGTTTCGACAGCGAATGCGCGATGGTTCAGGAACAGATCGATATTCTCTTCAGCGCGGACGACCTGTTCTTTCAGTTCGTCGACAAATTCTTCCTTCTTGCCTGGCGATTTGGTCGCGTGGTCGCTGATCTCTTCGATGATCTCGCCGATCCGCGGGTAGCGGCCGCGGCGAATTTTGCCTTGCGCCCAGACCCGGACCTCGCTCGAACCGTTCCCTCCCAGGACGCCGCGATCCTGAATCAGAGCGACTTTGCAGCCCATTCGGGCTCCAGCGATCGCCGCTCCCAATCCCGAATATCCGCCGCCGACAACGACCAAGTCGTAACCGATTCGCTCGACCGGTTCGTCTCCGATTCCCAACTGCTCGCGTCGCCACTTGGACAGCACGTCGGATCCATTGGGTGGCGTGCTGGATTTGTCGGTGGTGAGGTAGATCGCGTCGCAGCGGCCATCGAAGCCGGTCTGATCGATAAATCGCAGCTCGGTTTTGCCGGCGGGCAAGTCGACGGTGCCGCCCGATTGCCAAGCCCACTCAGCGCCTTGGGTGCCAAACTCGGTCGCCAGTTTCTTCCCGTCGATCGCCAATTGGAAGCGGCCCGGGGTGCCAGGAGCATTCCAGCGGGCGACCCAATCTTTGGTGCGAACAAACACGTGGTAGGTCCCCGCTTCGGCAACCGTCACCTCTGTCGTGGCATCGTCGACCGGCGTGCCGATGCCGTGGGCCAGCAGATAGGGAGAGCCCATTTCTTGGATGAACTGAGTGTCCAGTTTCCAGCCGCCATGGTTTTGGAAGCTTTCCGCTTCGACAAACAGTTCGGCCGCCGACGCGAAGACCGGGAAGGTCGTCAAAAGTAAAAGGGCTGCGATTCGCATGGTTGGATTCGACGGGGTTGCAGTAGGAAGTTTGTGGGGGCGGAACGCCGTAAGCCTCGTTAAGGGCAGTCGGTCGCTCGCAGAGACGGTTCCGATTCTAATCGATCCAATCGCGACTGGCGAGATTCGCAGGGGATTGCCCCTTGTAAGGCCACACATCCCGAAGCGTTGCCCGGCGCGACTGAACCTCGGGCGAGCGGCGGCTGTCCAATAAGATGTGTTCGAGAATCGGCTAGCAAAGTCGCTAGAATCGGACTTTGTTTTGAAACGATTCTAAAAAATCTAGCCGAATCGATGCCAATCCCGGCTTTCCTCCGAGAGCCAAGATCGGTAACATATCGCTCGGTCGCGGGGCGTGGCGCAGTCTGGCTAGCGCACCTGGTTTGGGACCAGGGGGTCGAAGGTTCGAATCCTTTCGCCCCGACCTTTTAAAGCCTGGAGATCCTTGTGGTCTCCAGGCTTTTTTCGTGCGCGGTGCGAGCGGTTTCGCCGCGGCAGCCGTCGTTTTTGCGGCGGATTGCTGCGAAGATCTCGGCCGGGAAAATGAATCGCTTGATTTATCGTGGGTTTTGCGATTCCGTAGGCTCTTTAGAATGAGCGTTTGCGGCACACTTCTGATTCGCCGCAAACAAATGCTCGAACCCATTTCTCAATTCCTTCGCAGCGGTAGTCGATCGGGATGAACGAGTCGCCTGAAGTCGTATTGATCTGCACTAGCCCCAAGGCGGGTTCAGGGCAGCGTCGCGACCTGGTGCCCAAACTGGCCCATGCGCTCACCCAGCGTGGACTGGAGGTGCGGAGCACTTCGAACATCGACCAATTAGCGGCGGATGCAAAGTCGTTGACTGCCGCGGGACGATTGAAGGGAGTGGTCGCCGCCGGGGGAGACGGGACGTTATCGCTTGTCGTATCGCGCTTGCCAGCGGAATCGCCAGTCATGCCGCTGCCGCTGGGGACCGAAAACCTGATGGCGCGTTACCTGGGGCATCGACCCAGTGCCGAAGATGCTGCCGACACGATCATGCGACAGCGGACGGTGGTGATGGATGCGTCGCTCGCCGACGAGCGGCTGTTCCTGATCATGTGCAGCTGTGGCTTTGACGCAGAGGTGGTTCGGCGATTGCACACAACACGCAGCGGCCACATCTGGAAGCTCAGCTACCTCGCTCCCGTCCTGCGGTCGATGATCGGTTACCACTTCCCCTCACTACGATTAATCGATCGCCAGAGCGACGAACAGCCAGTGCCGGCGCGATGGGCGTTCGTATTTAATGTGCCCCGTTACGCCGTCGGGCTTCCGATCGCAGCCTGGGCCGACGGGACCGACGGCTGGCTCGATTCGGTCACGTTCGACAAGGGATCAGTCTATCGGGCCCTGCACTATCTGGCGCATATCTTTCGGCGGTCGCATCACACGCTCGACGGAACCATCATCGGCCGCAGCCGACGATTTACCATCGAACCGACCGATCCGGGCGCCAAGATCCCCTATCAACTCGATGGCGACTTCGCCGGCTACCTGCCCGTCGAGATCGCAGTCCAGCCGTCGCGAGTCACGATGCTGTTGCCGCAACATTGCCCCGTCGGATTCAAGACCGACACCGGCAGCCATCACACAACAAACGCCCAGCCCAGCCGAGAACCATCAGCCCGGCAGCTAACGTAGCAAAGGCCAATGGCGCAGGTTTCGGCCGCCCGCCGCGAATCCACCCGAGTCGAGGACCGAAGGTTCGGCAATTTGCATAGCCCAGGCCATCGGCCTGGGGGGCGGCGTCCGGCACGAATTCCCCCCCCCCGAATCGAGGACCGAAGGTCCGGTGGTTTGCATAGCCCAGGCCAACGGCCTGGGGGGCCAGGCGTCCCACACGAATTCCCCCCGAGTCGAGGGCCGAAGGCCCGGTAATTTGTTCGCCTCTTCCCAACTGCCGGGCCTTCAGCCCTAACCGATTTGCGTTGCGGTCCGATTACCCAGGCCATCGGCCTGGGTTCCGGCCCCCCTCGTCAAGAATTTACCCGAGACAAGGGCTGAAGGCCCGTCAATTCGTCCTGCCTTGGCACCTTGCCGGGCCTTCAGCCCTAACGTTTTGCGCTGCGGCCCGATTAACCAGGCCGTTGGCCTGGGCTATGCAAATTGCCGAGCCTTCGGCCCTGGGGCACCTTGCCGGGCCTTCAGCGCTAACGTTCTGCGCTGCGGCCCGATTAACCAGGCCGCTGGCCTTGGCTATGCAAATCGCCGAGCCTTCGGCCCTAGGGAATCTTGCCAGGGCCTTCGGCCCTGAAGGCGTAAGTCGACTAGCCTTTGGGCCCAGGGGAATTGATCGGGCCGGAAGATGTGCCCTAGCCTAGTAGGACTGCGCCGTGGTCGGCGTTGCAGCGGTCGACGACGTCGCCTCGAATTGCGTCGGCTTGAGCATTGGTTAGCGTGCTGTCGGGGCTTTGCAGATCGATGCTCATTAGAATCCGCTTCTTCCCTTCGCCATCTTTTGCCGGATCGCGGTAGGTTTCGACATACTTGAGGTCAGCCAGGACAGGCCCGACTGCAGCGCGGACGCTGGCGGCCAGATCGACCCAGCGGATCGCTTCGTCGACGACAAGATTCAGGTCGCGCGAGACCGATGGGAAGGGGCTGACGCTGCGGAACTGAGGGACCAGGTGCGCCGCGGCGAGCATCGCGTCGAGGTTCAGTTCGAAACAGGTCGTTGCTTTTTCAAGCTTCAAGCTCTTCTGGACATCCGGGCACAACTGTCCGACGTAGCCGATCAATTCGCCTGCGATCGTCAGTTCGATCGACCAGGCTTTGTCGAGTCCGTGGACTTCGACTTGGCGAACGTCGGGAACCGCGGCGATTCCCAGTCGTCGCAGCAGCGTCTCGACGATTCCTTTGACTTGATAGAAGTCCTGCCCCGAAACACCAGCGACGCAGTACTGTTCTTCGGGCAAGCCGTCGACTTCCGCTGGCGGAACGTAGATGTGAGCGACTTCGAAAAGTTCCGCATCCGCACCCGAGGCGGCTTGGTTGGCGTGGCGGCTGTCCAGCAAGCTCGGCAGGATGCTGCGGCGGAGCGTCTTGGCTCCTTTCAGTAGCGCCGTTTCTGTCGTCAGCGGCTGGCGATCGGTCCAGGGGCTGACGAGTTCATCGACGTCAGCTGGGACAACGCTAGGCGTCATCGCTTCGCTGATTCCCGATCCGACAAGGACGTCGCGAATCTTGGAGACCGCTTCATCGAACGGACGCTTCTGGCTGGCGGCGACCGGAATCGGACTGTCGTCGGGAATCTTTTCGTATCCGTAGATCCGCGCGATCTCTTCGATCAGATCGATCTCACGCGTCAGGTCGTGTCGCCACGACGGCGGGCAGGTGTGGATCTTGTCGACATCCGCAGTCTGCTCATCGCAGCCTAGGGCGGTGAGGATCTTGCGGATCTCGTCGTCGGGAACTTTGACGCCCAGGACTCGCTCGACTTGCGCTAGCCGCAGGCAGACGTTGGTCGGTGTGGGCAGCTCAGGTTCCGTGTCGACAACTCCCTGCTCCAGAGTTCCGCCAGCGATTTCGAGGATCAATTCGCAGCAACGGCGACTTGCCCAATCGACGCCTTGCGGATCGACGCGACGCTCAAAACGGAACGACGACGGGCTGTGCAGCTTCAACTTGCGAGCGGTCCGGCGGACGCTGAGCGGAGTGAATACGGCGGATTCGATCAACAGATCGGTCGTCGACTCGGTAACTTCGGTCGACGCGCCCCCCATCACTCCGGCGACTGCAACGGCGCGATCGCGATCGGCGATCACACACATCTCCGGATCCAACGTGTACGTTTTGTGATCGATCGCTTCGATCTCTTCCTCGGGCCGCGCCGGACGGACGACGATCTCATCGCCAGCCAACTTTGCGAGGTCAAACGCGTGCAGCGGCTGGCCGCATTCCATCAGGACAAAATTGGTGATGTCGACGACATTGTTGACACTGCCGATGCCGACAGCACGCAGCGCTTCGGCCAGCCAATCGGGGCTGGGGCCAACTTTTACGCCGCGGATCACGCGAGCTGTATAGCGTGGGCAGGCGTCGGAAAAAACGTTGGTGACGCGAATCGAATCGCTCGCCTTGCCGGAGCCTTCGGCCGGTTCGGGCTGCGGCTTGCAGAGCGGCAGTTCGTACAGCACCGAGATCTCGCGGGCCACACCGATGTGTCCCAGACAATCGCCGCGGTTGCTGGTGACTTCCAGATCGATGACGGTTTCGCCATCGACGACTTCGGTCCCCTCGTGATTCAGCCCCGTCATGCTCAAGCGTTCGGAGAGCTCGGGTTCGGTCATCGGAAGGTCGACGTAACGGCGAAGCCAATTCCAAGATACAAGCATCGGTGCAACTCTTCGTGTGTTGGATCAGTCGGTGAAAACGCCGATCAGAACTGGCTGAGGAACCGAATGTCGCCGCTGAAAAGATCGCGGATGTCGGTGACCGCATGGCGTCGCATGCAGAGGCGTTCGACGCCCAGACCAAATGCAAATCCGGTGACCTCTTCGGGGTCATAACCGACTGCGGTGAGAACGGCGGGGTCGACCATGCCGGCGCCGCCAAATTCGATCCAGGAGCCGTTCCACCAGTAATCGACTTCGACGCTCGGTTCGGTGAACGGGAAAAACGACGGCCGGAAGCGGACCTTAACCTCTTCGCCCAGATAGCTGGTGGCGAACATGTTCAGTACGGTCTTCAGGTTGGCCATCGTGACGCCGCGATCGATCAACAGACCTTCCATTTGGTGGAACATCGGATAGTGCGTGGCGTCGGCTTCATCGGGACGGTAGACGCGGCCCAGCGAGATCACGCGGATCGGCGGCTGGCGGTTTTCCATCACGCGAATCTGAACCGTGCTGGTTTGGCTGCGCAGCAACCGGTCACCTTCGGCGTACGTCTTGCCGCTGCCATTGCGTTCCGCAGTGGCCAGGTAGAAGTTATCCAGCGGATCGCGAGCGGGGTGATCTTCGGGAATGTTCAGAGCGACGAAGTTGTGCCAAGGATCCTCGACTTCGGGACCTTCGACGACTTCAAACCCCATCCGCCCCATGATCTCTTTGAGATGTTCGATCGTCTGAGTGACGGGGTGAACGTGTCCCAAGCGAACAGGATTGCCAGGGAGCGTTGGGTCGGGAGCGGGGCCCGATTTCTGGGCCCGCTGAGAAAGCTGTTCGACAGCTTGCTCGAACGATGCTTGGATGTTCCCCTTGGCCGCGTTGAGTCGCATGCCAGCAGCCTTTTTGTCCGGTCCATCGACCGAACTCATCTGCTGCTGGACCGATTTCAACTGGCCGTTTTTGGCACCGAGAAAACGGATTCGAACTTCTTCGAGTCCGTCGTTATCGGTCGCTTCGCGAAACGCCGCGACCGCTTGGGATTCAAGATCGTCTAGCGATCGAATGAAGTCTGCGAGTGCCATAGGTCCAAGAAATTACTTTCGCGGCTGCCCGGAATCGCCCGGGCTGCGGGGAATCTGCGGCGATCAGGCGATCGCGGCTTTGGCCTGTTCAACGATCACGTCGAAGGCCTGAGGATCGTGAATCGCCAGTTCCGACAATTGCTTACGATCGAGTTGGATGTCGGCTTTCTTCAGGCCGTACATGAACTGGCTGTATCGCATCTCGCGTTGTTGACAAGCGGCGCTGATACGGGTGATCCACAAGCGACGGAAGTTGCGTTTCTTGACGCGACGATCGCGAAACGCGTAGGCACCGCTGCGCAGCAAGGTTTCTTTAACGGTACGCAACAGGGTACCGCGGCCGCCAACAAAACCTTTGGCGCGTTTGAAAAGACGTTTTTTAGCTTGGGTGCGTGCTGCACCTTTGGTCGTACGCATCGATCGTTCCTTGCGTGTTTGGCAACCTCGGGCCGCCCCGCTCTATCGGCGAGACTGTTTCTGCCCAGCTGCTTGGTGAATGGGATTCTTTTTGTTTTGCCGCCTGTGCGGCTGGCAGCTGGGATTAGTAGCTGTTGCCGCTGAGGGCTGCGTGGATTGTTTTTTCCATGCAAACGTCCATCGCGCCGGT
Above is a genomic segment from Rosistilla ulvae containing:
- a CDS encoding FAD-dependent oxidoreductase, which gives rise to MRIAALLLLTTFPVFASAAELFVEAESFQNHGGWKLDTQFIQEMGSPYLLAHGIGTPVDDATTEVTVAEAGTYHVFVRTKDWVARWNAPGTPGRFQLAIDGKKLATEFGTQGAEWAWQSGGTVDLPAGKTELRFIDQTGFDGRCDAIYLTTDKSSTPPNGSDVLSKWRREQLGIGDEPVERIGYDLVVVGGGYSGLGAAIAGARMGCKVALIQDRGVLGGNGSSEVRVWAQGKIRRGRYPRIGEIIEEISDHATKSPGKKEEFVDELKEQVVRAEENIDLFLNHRAFAVETEGDRIVSVDASDTHNGAVIRFKGMLFADCTGHAWIGAWAGADLEMTPDGRMGMSNMWAWDEQAEPAEFPETPWALPLKMADFPYPRDHHGQWFWESGFDKDPLGDAEGIRDWNLRAVYGAFNAMKNGDGAEKHRTAFLTWVAYIGGPRESRRLIGDVQLNEEDIVSKRDFPDGTVPSTWSIDLHYPKKQYAAKFPDNPFISIAVHGKGVDRMYGYPIPYRCFYSRNISNLFMAGRCASVTHEALGTVRVMKTCGMMGEVVGKAAAICVERQCLPRGVYTDYLDQLTEMLELPGKAYRKQVGGETIIPDDALPLAGPAGLFEGLDPAKMKGLVIDDEKAKVSGPWVKGQGLKGYVAYGYRYASPGSGATMTFEAAAPEAGSYEIRVLYGPHPNRGTTVPVSLEAGGETISRRVDMRGEPTAESKFATFADVQLDKGAKVRVTIGSDGAGGNVHADAIQLIAK
- a CDS encoding diacylglycerol/lipid kinase family protein, translated to MNESPEVVLICTSPKAGSGQRRDLVPKLAHALTQRGLEVRSTSNIDQLAADAKSLTAAGRLKGVVAAGGDGTLSLVVSRLPAESPVMPLPLGTENLMARYLGHRPSAEDAADTIMRQRTVVMDASLADERLFLIMCSCGFDAEVVRRLHTTRSGHIWKLSYLAPVLRSMIGYHFPSLRLIDRQSDEQPVPARWAFVFNVPRYAVGLPIAAWADGTDGWLDSVTFDKGSVYRALHYLAHIFRRSHHTLDGTIIGRSRRFTIEPTDPGAKIPYQLDGDFAGYLPVEIAVQPSRVTMLLPQHCPVGFKTDTGSHHTTNAQPSREPSARQLT
- the pheT gene encoding phenylalanine--tRNA ligase subunit beta — its product is MLVSWNWLRRYVDLPMTEPELSERLSMTGLNHEGTEVVDGETVIDLEVTSNRGDCLGHIGVAREISVLYELPLCKPQPEPAEGSGKASDSIRVTNVFSDACPRYTARVIRGVKVGPSPDWLAEALRAVGIGSVNNVVDITNFVLMECGQPLHAFDLAKLAGDEIVVRPARPEEEIEAIDHKTYTLDPEMCVIADRDRAVAVAGVMGGASTEVTESTTDLLIESAVFTPLSVRRTARKLKLHSPSSFRFERRVDPQGVDWASRRCCELILEIAGGTLEQGVVDTEPELPTPTNVCLRLAQVERVLGVKVPDDEIRKILTALGCDEQTADVDKIHTCPPSWRHDLTREIDLIEEIARIYGYEKIPDDSPIPVAASQKRPFDEAVSKIRDVLVGSGISEAMTPSVVPADVDELVSPWTDRQPLTTETALLKGAKTLRRSILPSLLDSRHANQAASGADAELFEVAHIYVPPAEVDGLPEEQYCVAGVSGQDFYQVKGIVETLLRRLGIAAVPDVRQVEVHGLDKAWSIELTIAGELIGYVGQLCPDVQKSLKLEKATTCFELNLDAMLAAAHLVPQFRSVSPFPSVSRDLNLVVDEAIRWVDLAASVRAAVGPVLADLKYVETYRDPAKDGEGKKRILMSIDLQSPDSTLTNAQADAIRGDVVDRCNADHGAVLLG
- the pheS gene encoding phenylalanine--tRNA ligase subunit alpha: MALADFIRSLDDLESQAVAAFREATDNDGLEEVRIRFLGAKNGQLKSVQQQMSSVDGPDKKAAGMRLNAAKGNIQASFEQAVEQLSQRAQKSGPAPDPTLPGNPVRLGHVHPVTQTIEHLKEIMGRMGFEVVEGPEVEDPWHNFVALNIPEDHPARDPLDNFYLATAERNGSGKTYAEGDRLLRSQTSTVQIRVMENRQPPIRVISLGRVYRPDEADATHYPMFHQMEGLLIDRGVTMANLKTVLNMFATSYLGEEVKVRFRPSFFPFTEPSVEVDYWWNGSWIEFGGAGMVDPAVLTAVGYDPEEVTGFAFGLGVERLCMRRHAVTDIRDLFSGDIRFLSQF
- the rplT gene encoding 50S ribosomal protein L20: MRTTKGAARTQAKKRLFKRAKGFVGGRGTLLRTVKETLLRSGAYAFRDRRVKKRNFRRLWITRISAACQQREMRYSQFMYGLKKADIQLDRKQLSELAIHDPQAFDVIVEQAKAAIA